One Oxyura jamaicensis isolate SHBP4307 breed ruddy duck unplaced genomic scaffold, BPBGC_Ojam_1.0 oxyUn_random_OJ61707, whole genome shotgun sequence genomic window, TGTGTTCTCTGGGCAGAGTGTGACACACAATGTGAAGTGAACGACGTTAGAATGATGTGTCATTTTAGTATAATTTTAGTGAAATTGCGAGATAGAGTGATGGTGAATCATTTGCTTCCTAGATCTTTCCCTATAAGCTCTCTTGCACCAGCTCTCCTATTTAAGAGTTCCCCTGGCATGCCCCATTTGCTAATAGTCCTGTGCTGATTAACAGGAGGATAAAAGAAGGCAAATACCACAATTAATCCCGTGAAAGTGACATCTTTTCGCAAgtcctctgcagcacagaggaaaaatgaaagctgtattTGAAGAGTTCGCATTGGTGAGCTGGAAAATGATACCCAAAGTGGTGTCACTGTGTGCGGGGAGCAAGGCTTCTTCAAACACGGCAAATATTTCCACTACGACTTCTGGCTTCTGTTTGCAAGAAGAGTGGAGATTCAAGCAGCAAACATGAGATCAGCAGCTCTGTcccaaatgcaaagaaaatattcccCCTTGAAACGCTGGGTGGGGATGTTGGCCACGGACAGGCAAGTTCCTCTCTGCACCGGCTTTTCAGACACAAGGAGACAGAAAAGCCGTGCGAGCTGGTGAAAGGGCGGCGGGGCACAGAACCGGTGGGCTTTCAGGCTTCAGGATTCCTGACAAACACCGCTCTGCCTCGGacactgctttaaaatgcagGGAGCCACGGAGGATGCCCGGAAAGGAGCGCTTATTTGGAGAGTCATGGCGTTTGGGAGACGGAGCAGAGGTACTGAGAGGCAAGTGGTCTTGTTTGTTCTGTGCGTTTGCATGTGTCAGAGCGGGGCCGAAACCCTCCGCTATTCTCTGGCGGAGGGaatggagagggactcttttgTCGCCAATATCGCAAAGGACCTGGGCGTTTCTCCGAGCCAGCTCGCGTCTCGCAAGGCCCGCGTTGTGTCTGAGGGGAACGAGCAGTATTTCCGTCTCAGTCTAAATACCGGAGTCCTGACGGTAAAGGAGACGCTGGACAGAGAGGCGATCTGTCCACAGAGTGATATTTGCACACTCTTCTTTAAGATATTATTTGAAAATCCGGTGCAGCTGATCCGAGGGGAGGTGGAGGTTCGTGACGTGAACGACAACTCCCCCATATTCCCGGAGAAGGAAATGGTTTTGGAAATTCTGGAAACAGCATCCCCCGGTTCTCGCTTCCCCCTAGAAACCGCCCAGGACAGGGACGTGGGGAGCAACGGCCTGCAGAACTACAGCCTCGGGTCCAATTCACATTTCTCCCTCGCTCTCGGAACAGGGAAAGATGGAGCAAAATACGCGGAACTCGTCCTACAGAGGCAGCTGGACCGCGAACAGCAGAGGGAGGTGAATTTACTCCTGACCGCCACAGACGGGGGCACGCCGCCCAAGTCGGGCACGGCTCAGGTCCGGATCGTGGTGCTGGATGCCAACGACAACATCCCGGTCTTCTCCCGGGAAGTCTACGAGGTCCGCGTGGCTGAAAACAGCCCCCCACGGCAGCTGGTAGTCAGGGTCACGGCCTCGGATCCCGACGAAGGGTCCTACGGCAGAGTGCGGTACGCCTTCACCCAGACATCGGAGCGGTCCCGCCAGCTCTTCGAGCTGAACGCTGCCACCGGAGAGATCCGGGTCTCAGGCAACCTGGATTTCgaagaaacaaaaaaccacaagtTGGTGGTGAGAGCCACCGATGGAGGAGGGCTGTCTGCACATTGCAAAGTGCATGTGGAGGTGCTGGACGTGAATGACAACGCCCCGGAGATAGCGCTCACCTCCCTCACTGCCTCCATCCCTGAGGACGCCCCTCCCCGGACCGTGGTGGCCCTATTCAGTGTGCGGGACCGGGACTCGGGGGACAACGGCAGAACAGAGTGCGCGATCGACGTCGATTTGCCCTTCAGTCTCACCCCCACTTTCGACAGTTACTACGAGCTGCGCACAAACACGGCCCTGGACAGGGAAAGGACGGCAGAGTACAACATCACCATCACAGCCATGGACTGGGGCAGATCTCGGCTGAGTTCTCGGGAAAGAATCTTCGTGCAGATATCCGATGTGAACGACAATCCCCCGGAGTTCACACAGGACGTTTACACGGTATCAGTGAAGGAGAATAACATCCCCATGCTCCGGATCGGCAACATAAATGCCACGGACGCCGACGCAGGGGAAAACGCCCGTGTGAGCTACGCGCTGTTGcgagagaaagggaaggagcagcccGACGTGTCGATCAACTCTGAAAATGGGGACGTTTACATCCTCCGCCCGCTAGACTACGAAGAGGTGCACGCCATCGAGGTGACCGTGCGTGCCGCTGANNNNNNNNNNGCGGCGGTGGGCGAGTTGGTGCCGCGCTGGGCGCAGGCGGGTTACCTGGTGGCCAAGGTGGTGGCGGTGGATGCGGACGCGGGGCAGAATGCGTGGCTGTCCTACGAGCTGGCCAAGGCGACGGAGCCGGGGCTCTTCCGCGTGGGGCTGCACAACGGTGAGGTGCGCACGGCACGGGCCGTGACCGAGCGCGACGCGCCCAGGCACAGGCTCGTCGTGCTGGTACGAGACCGCGGTCAGCCGCCGCGCTCCGCCACCGCCACCCTCGCTATCGCCCTGGTGGACGGCTTCTCTGAAGCCTTCCTGCAGCTTTCACAGGCGCCAGCGGGAAGCCTGCAGCAAGAGGAGGGTGACCACGACCTTCTCACCACCTACCTCATCGCGTCTCTCTGCTGCGTCACCTCACTCTTCCTTGTATTCGTCGCCGCCTTTTCGGGGACCAAGCTGTGCAAGGGTCGCCTCTGCCCGGTGCTCCCGAACTCCTCTGCCCGCAGCTCTGCTGACAGCGACTTGAACGCCGTTGCCAGGGACGTGGCCGACAGGGGAGATCCGTGGCCAGGTTACCGCTACGAGATGTATTTGACCAGCGGCTCGGGGCAGAGCGACTTCAAGTTCCTGAAGCCCGTCCTGCCGAGTCCGCAGAGTCCACCAGGCTGCGCGGAGGCTGGCAAGGGCGATAGACTTGAGTGCAGCCCGCAGCGCGCTGgccagaaga contains:
- the LOC118158939 gene encoding LOW QUALITY PROTEIN: protocadherin beta-15-like (The sequence of the model RefSeq protein was modified relative to this genomic sequence to represent the inferred CDS: inserted 2 bases in 1 codon; deleted 2 bases in 1 codon); translated protein: MRSAALSQMQRKYSPLKRWVGMLATDRQVPXSAPAFQTQGDRKAVRAGERAAGHRTGGLSGFRIPDKHRSASDTALKQGATEDARKGALIWRVMAFGRRSRGTERQVVLFVLCVCMCQSGAETLRYSLAEGMERDSFVANIAKDLGVSPSQLASRKARVVSEGNEQYFRLSLNTGVLTVKETLDREAICPQSDICTLFFKILFENPVQLIRGEVEVRDVNDNSPIFPEKEMVLEILETASPGSRFPLETAQDRDVGSNGLQNYSLGSNSHFSLALGTGKDGAKYAELVLQRQLDREQQREVNLLLTATDGGTPPKSGTAQVRIVVLDANDNIPVFSREVYEVRVAENSPPRQLVVRVTASDPDEGSYGRVRYAFTQTSERSRQLFELNAATGEIRVSGNLDFEETKNHKLVVRATDGGGLSAHCKVHVEVLDVNDNAPEIALTSLTASIPEDAPPRTVVALFSVRDRDSGDNGRTECAIDVDLPFSLTPTFDSYYELRTNTALDRERTAEYNITITAMDWGRSRLSSRERIFVQISDVNDNPPEFTQDVYTVSVKENNIPMLRIGNINATDADAGENARVSYALLREKGKEQPDVSINSENGDVYILRPLDYEEVHAIEVTVRAAXXXXAAVGELVPRWAQAGYLVAKVVAVDADAGQNAWLSYELAKATEPGLFRVGLHNGEVRTARAVTERDAPRHRLVVLVRDRGQPPRSATATLAIALVDGFSEAFLQLSQAPAGSLQQEEGDHDLLTTYLIASLCCVTSLFLVFVAAFSGTKLCKGRLCPVLPNSSARSSADSDLNAVARDVADRGDPWPGYRYEMYLTSGSGQSDFKFLKPVLPSPQSPPGCAEAGKGDRLECSPQRAGQKSRAGDNSPSIALSARPPQAWTVAARAPARQSRRCVCACTSLGASPVSRPLHAILSRCSDVLFCCVHNNRDIHTEPPPGFSERRRRADASGQSLRPTVWG